CCGCGCTACTATCGTGTGCTGGCGAAGCCCGTTCCTCCCGCGCGGGGCTTGCCGCACTTTCGTAATGTGCACATCTGGAACATCGAGGCGACAAACGCGAAGCGCGCATTCGACGTCAGCGCGATGCCCGCGGCTCCCCTGGTGAGATTCAAGCTGGACCACATCCGGATTCAGGCACAAAGCGCCGGATCGATTGCCGCTGTGCGTGACTGGACGCTTTCGCATGTGACCGTGCAAACGAAAGATGGCAGCCAGGTGAAGTTCAAGAATGCGCAGGCAGTCACGCTCATAAACGACACCGGCTTCACCACGCCACCGAAGCCTTAATACGCAAAAAGAAGAGCATGAAACAATGCACCGCACTCGCGATGGCTTTGTCGATGCTCCTCGCCTCACCGGCGGCTCATGCGTCAATGATGGGCAGCCGTGACAGCACCTGCAGATGTTGACGGCAAAGCACCCCATCCCGCTATAAGTCATTGAATTTGAAAGACTTGCATGGCACCAGCAATAAAATGTGAATGCGGATTCTCATTTTTTGACGATTTATACCCGATTTGGAGCCGAGTGCGGACATAAATAATCTATATTCAGTACTTTACGAGGGACAGCCAGATATGTGAATCAGTATTCACTTTTTAGTGCTATTTTTTCCGGAAGCGGGCCAGGGTTAGAGCATGGCTTTCCCATCCCTCCCCTATACTGCTGATTCATGATGGTTTAGCTGCGCGCGCGAGTGTTTCTAGAAATGTGATTCTCGATTCACTTTTTCTGTGGCGGGAAAGGAATCCTATTTCCATGGTAGCTGGAATGGGTGGAATTCCCGGCGGAAAGAACAGTTGTCGGTTTCCGGTTGTCAGTCCGCAGTTCCGGAAGATACGGAGGACTCGGCCTGGCTTTCTCCCGGGTCCGAAGGGATGGACCCGGGATACTCCGGATGGGAGAGTTGTCAGGAGGCGGTGCCGAGGCCGACGAGGTTGGCGGCCAGGATGATGAGGATCATGCCCAGCCAGAGCAGGCGCACGGGGCGTCCGCGGGCCTCGCGCCACTCGCCCAGGGCGAGGCCGACCAGACCTCCGAAGAGGACATAGAGGCTCATGTGGAGCATCCAGTTGACGAAGGACAGATGCATCGGAATATTGGCCGCGCCCCACGCATAGAAGAAGAACTGGAGGTACCACATGATTCCGCCGGAGGCCGCCATGGAGCCGTTGAGGAGCAGAACGCGGCGGGGCTCGGATAGATCGCGGGAGAGGGAGATGTCTTTTCGAAAGGCGAGGCGGAAGAAACAGTAGGCGAAGTTGATGAGGGCTCCGCCGCCCATGATGACGACGTAGCTGGGCAGTGCGGCATAGAGGGGCTTGACGCCGGCGTGCTGCGCGGCGACGGCCATGGGGTGCGCGGCGTCAATGGCGAAGGACATTCCGGAGGAAAAGATGCCGCAGAGCACGGCGAGGATGAGCCCTTTTCGGACATTGAACTCCTCGGCGCGGATGCCCATGCGCTGCTCCTTCTGATGCCCGGCCCAGGAGACGACAGCGATACCGACGAGGGCGAGGAGGATGCCGGCGATGGTGAAGCGACCGCTGCGGCTGGTGAGCAAGTAGAGCAACTGGCCGTGGACGATGGGCGGAATGAGGGTGCCGACGACAAGGGTGACTCCAATGGCGACGCCGATGCCGAGCGACATGCCGAGGTAGCGCATGGTGAGCCCGTAGTTGACGTTGCCGATGCCCCACATGCAGCCAAAGAGGAAGGTGAGAGCGAGCACGTGGCCCGGGATGGCCGCGTAGAAGGCGAGAAAATGCGGCAGCAGCAGCAGACTCACGGCCAGGGGCAGGAGAATCCAGGAGAAGATGCCGGCGACAACCCAGGTGGTTTCCCAGGACCACTTCTTCACTTTTTCAATGGGCGCATAGAAGGACGCAGCGGCAGCCGCACCGACCATGTGCCATCCGATTCCAGTGAGAATCGAAGACATTCATCATCCTTTCGTTCGGTAGAGAGCGGGCAGGCCGGGTCTCCGCGCGAGCGCAAACTTTCTCCGCAATGTTGGCGGCGAGGGGTGGAAGTGGCGAATTCCACCGGTTTGCAACTATTCGCGGCGGAAGGCGAGAGCCATCTTACTCCCCAAAGCAGACATTTCGCATTGAAAATAATTTCCATGTTGCACAGAGCGCGCGCCCTTGCTGCTGGATATGTTCCGGGGATGGCGTTCCGGGGATGGCGTCACGCCGAGGCAACGGGGCGCAATGATTTCTCTTTATTTCCGCCTGCGGGACGCCGGAGAAAGAATGCTTGCCGTTGGACGAGAACTCGCTGGCTTTTGCCGCGAGAGCCTTAACAAAGAGGAAAACTTAAGGGAAAACGGTTTTCTTCACTCTCCCTTTGACTCGGAGATTGCTGGAGATTACTATTTGTCTTCGCCGTATTTCAATAGAGGGTTTATTTCTCCAGGAGTGCACGCGTGAAGACAGCCGAAGAAACAATAAGCAGGGCCCTCGATGCTTTTGCGATCGAGCTACCATCCTGGGGATTTGCCAACACCGGCACTCGCTTTGGAAAATTTGTACAGCCGGAGGCCGCCACCTCGACGGCGGAGAAGTTTGCCGATGCGGCCGAGGTGCATGCGCTGACCGGGAGCAGCCCGACGCTGGCGCTGCATGTGTTGTGGGATTTGCCGCATGGCGTGAGCGATGTGCCGGCAATTCAGGCGCTGGAGCAGCAGCATGGCATCCGGGCGGGCTCTATCAATCCGAACCTGTTTCAACGGCAGGAATACAAGTACGGCTCGATCTGCAATCCGAGCGCGGAGATTCGGCAAATGGCAGTGCAGCACCTGCTGGACTCGGTGGAGATTGCGCAGGCGCTTCGCTCACGCGATCTTTCGCTGTGGGTTTCGGATGGCTCGAATTATCCGGGGGCACAGAGCATTCCAAAGCGCATCGACTGGCTGATGGAAGCGATGGCGGCGACGCACGCGAAGCTGGCTCCAGGACAGCGGATGCTGATAGAGTACAAGCCTTTCGAGCCGGCGTTTTACCACACCGACATCGCCGACTGGGGCATGGCGCTGCTGCTGGCGCGGCATGCAGGGCCACAGGCCTTTGTGCTGGTGGATACCGGGCACCATTACCAGTCGCAGAATATTGAGCAGATTGTGGCGTGGCTGCTGCGGGAACGGGCGCTGGGCGGCTTCCACTTCAACGACCGGCGGTATGCGGACGACGATCTGACGATTGGTTCGATTGATCCGTACCAAGTGTTCCGGATTTTTTATGAACTGCTCTCGGATGCTTCAGGGCTGCAGCAGACGGCGTTCATGATTGACCAGAGCCACAACATGAAAGGCAAGATCGAGGCGATGGTGCAGACGGTTTGCACGGCGCAGGAGCTATTTGCCAAGGCGGTGCTGATCGACCGCGAACGGCTGGCCGGATTGCAGGCGGAGGCGCGGCTGCTGGAGGCGGAGGAATGCCTGCGGTCGGCCTTCTGGTACGACGTGCGTCCGGCGATACGGGCGTGGCGGCGGCACAAGGGATTGCCGGAAGATCCGCTGGCGGCGTTGCGCGCGAGCGACTACCTGGAGCGCATACGCAAGGAGCGCGGGGAGCGGAATGCCGGCTCAACGAGCAGTTACGCCTGAAGAACGGAGGCGCGAAAAGCGCGACCAGGCTGATTTCGATAGGCATATACTGTTCCCCATACGAAATGGCCTTATGCCTTTGCCGGGCACGAGGCCGTATGAGGGAGCATCGACTTGCCGAAGTCCTCGACGAAACGCCTGTATCTGATTCCAATTCTCTCGAAAGCACTCGACATACTGGAGCTGCTGCAGCAGGAAGACAAGCCGATGGCGCTGGAGGCGATCTACCAGCGCACGCGGATTTCCAAGACGACCGTCTACCGGATTCTGAAGACGTTTGTACACCGGGGCTACCTGGCGCAATCGCAGGGCGGGCTTTACCGGCTGGTGAGCCGTCCGCGCAAGGTGCGGTTCGGGTTTGCGAAGCAGAGCGCGGAGATGCCGTTCTCAGAAGCGGTGGCGGCGAGCCTGCAAGCAGCGGCCGACCAGGCGGGCGTGGACCTGACGATTCTGGACAATCGCTATGACGGCGCAACGGCGGTGAAAGTGGCCGAGGAGTTCATTCAGAAGCGGGTGGACCTGGTGATCGAATTTCAGATTGATCAGCAGGTGGCGCCGATTATTGCGGACAAAATTGCGGCAGCGGGGATACCTCTGGTGGCGCTGGATATTCCCCACCCGCATGCGACCTACTTTGGAGTGGACAACTATCGCGTGGGCGTGGAAGCAGGGGAACTGCTGGCGGAGCAGGCGATGCGGCACTGGGGCCAGAAGGTGGACTGGGTGCTGGGGCTGGACATTGAAGAGGCCGGTCCGCTGGTGCAGAGCCGGATTACAGGCGCGTTTCAGGGGATTCGCGGCAAGCTGCCGGAGCTGCCGGTGGAGTCATATGTGCGGATGGACACGCGCGGTATGCGCGAGCGCAGCCGGAAGATGATTGCGGACTTTCTGAATCGGCATCCGAAGGACAAGCACATTTTGATTGCGGCGGCGACGGATACGGGCGCGCTGGGAGCGCTGGAGGCGGTGCGGGAGCTGAAGCGCGAGAAACATGTGTTTCTGGCCGGGCAGGATTGCATTCCGGAGGCGCTGGAGGAGATTCGCAAGCCGGGCAGCCCGTGGCTGGGATCGGTATCGCACGAGGCGGCGAGCTATGGGCCTCGGCTGATTCAGCTTGGATTGTCGATTCTGCGCGGGCAGACGGTGGCTCCTTATAACCATGTGGAACACAAGCTGGTGACACGGGAGACATTGAAAGTGGATGGCGCGCCGAACACGTTATAGATAGATCAGCCCGCTGGCCATACGTTGCAATGGCCAGCGGGCTTTTGTGCGGGCAAATGTTTCTATAGGAATAATTGCCCTATTGGTCTGCGCTGTGCCATTATGAGGGACGGGACGGATATGACTGCCATGAAAACCGATACAGCTCTGCGCTTTCTGAGAGATCTTTGGGATGAAAACATTGCTGCCGGGCTCGATGCGCCGGAGCTTTTGCGCTATCGCTCGAACCTGCTGGGCGCCGATCTGCGCATTACCAACTTTGGCGGCGGCAACACCAGCTCGAAGATTGTGGAGAACGATCCGCTGACAGGCGCGCCGACCGAAGTACTGTGGGTGAAAGGCAGCGGCGGCGACCTGGGCAGTATCCGGCGCGCGGGGTTTGCCACGCTTTATCTGGATCGCGTGCGCGCACTGGAGTCGCAATACAAAGGCGTCGCGGAAGAAGACGCGATTGTGGATCTTTATCCGCTGTGCACATTTGGCAAGAACCCGGTGGCGGCCTCGATTGACACTCCGCTGCATGGATTTCTTCCCTTCCCGCATGTGGACCACCTGCATCCGGACTGGGGCATTGCACTGGCCGCGGCAGCCAACGGCAAGGCGAAGATGGAGGAGTTCAACACGCAGTTCGGGCACAAGCTGGCGTGGGTGCCGTGGCAGCGGCCTGGCTTTGAGCTGGCAATGATGCTGCGCCGCGCGGTGGAGGAGAATCCGGACTGCGACGGCATTGTGCTCGGCGGGCATGGCTTGTTTACATGGGGCCAGACGCAGCGCGAGTCGTACGTGAACACGATCACGATCATCGACCAGTTGGGCCAGTTTGTGCAGGCGCATGAAGAGCGGCGCAAGTCGCCGGCGTTTGGCGGTGCGGCGACCCAGCCCCGCGAGAATCGCCAGACGCTGGCGCTGCAACTGATGCCATATGTACGCGGACTGGTCTCGCAGAAGAAGCGGCTGATTGGCAGCTTCACCGATCTGCCCGAAGTGCAGCGGTTTGTAAACAGCAAGGATGCCGCGGCACTGGCGCACCTGGGCACGAGCTGCCCGGACCACTTTATCCGGACGAAGATTCGCCCGCTGTTTGTGCCGGTGGACGGCGCGGCTGATGTGGCGGAGCTGAAAGCGGCTCTTATAACCGCGATGGATACCTATCGCAAGGAGTACGCGGAGTACTACCAGAAGCATGCGCTGGCGGATTCACCGGCCATGCGCGATCCGAACCCGACGGTGGTGCTGATTCCGGGCATCGGGATGTTTTCGTTTGGCAAGAACAAGGCGGAGTCGCGCATCACGGGCGAGTTCTATACGAACGCGATTCACGTGATGGAAGGCGCGACGGCGCTGGCCGGGACGGGGAGCGTGACGGAGGTTCCGCAGGCGGGTCCGGCCGCGGCGTGCGAAGCCTTCAAGGTGCATGCCAATTATGTGGCGCTGCCGGTTTCGGAGGCTTTCCGGATTGAGTACTGGGCGCTGGAGGAAGCGAAGATCCGCCGCCAGCCGCCCGAGAAGGAACTGAGCCGTCAGATTGCGCTGATTGTGGGCGGAGCGAGCGGGATAGGCCGGGCGACGGCGCTGCTGGCGGCCGAACGCGGCGCGCACCTTGTGATTGCGGACCGCGACATGGGTGGAGCCGAAGCGACGGCCAAGGAGGCGCGGGCCATTGCAGGGCGTGAAGCGGTGGCAATCTCTTCGATTGACATCCGGAATCGCGGGGCGATTCGCGGAGCGATTGAAGAGACGATTGCACGGTTCGGCGGGCTCGATCTCCTGATCAACACGGCGGCGATTTTTCCGTCGTCGCCTGATGGGGTGATCAGCGATGCGATGTGGGGCACGACGCTGGAGCTGAATGTGACCTCAAACTTTCTGCTGGCCGAGGAAGCGGCGAAGATTTTTGCCGAGCAGCAACTGGAGAGCAGCATAGTGCTGACCAGCTCAGCGAATGCCGTGGTGCCGAAGCGCGGCAGCGAAGCCTATGACGTGAGCAAGGCCGCACTGAGCCACCTGGTGCGCGAACTGGCGGTTTCACTGAGCCCGAAGGTTCGCGTGAATGGAATCAATCCGGCGACGGTGGTGAAGGGCTCGACAATGTTTCCGCGCGACCGCGTGATTGCTTCGCTGACGAAGTACAAGATCGCGTTCGACGCAGCGAGCACGGACGAGGAGCTGCGGACGGAACTCTCGAAGTTCTATGCGCGGCGCACGCTGACGCACCAGCCAATTGAGCCGGAGGACTGCGCGCAAGCGATTCTGTTCCTGGCCGGACCGAAGACGCGCTGCACGAGCGGCCACCTGATTCCGGTAGACGGCGGCCTGCCGGAGGCGTTTCTGCGGTGAGTTCGCGACCTGCACTGGTAGCCATCGATCTAGGTGCGGAGAGCTGCCGGGTCTCCCTGCTGCAATGGCAGGGAGACTCACCGGCGATCCGGATGGTGCATCGTTTTGCGAATGGCCCGATTACGGAAGGCCAGAGTGTTCGGTGGGATCTGGACCGCATCTGCCGGGAACTGGACCACGGACTGCGGCAGTGCGCGGAGCTCGCCTCGGAAGGCATCGCGTCGATCGGCGTGACGGGCTGGGCGGTGGATTATGTGCGGCTCGATCCGCAGGGCCAGCCATTTGCGCAGCCTTACTGCTATCGCGATGCGCGCACGCAGGATGCGATGGCCGAGGTGCATGCACGCATCGGGGCCGAGCGGCTGTACTCGATTGCCGGGGTGCAGATTCAACCGATCAACACGGTGTATCAACTCTATGCCGACAAGCTGAGCGGCATTCCTTCGAGCATGCCGTGGGTGAACCTGCCCGAATATATATTGCACTGGCTGGGCGCGCCTCGGGTGGGCGAGTACACCAACGCTTCGCACACGGCGCTGGTGGATACGACGACGGAGCAATGGTCCAGTGAAGTATTTGCGGCGCTTGGACTGGATCGAGCAGCCGCGCCTGAGATCGTATCGCCGGGCACGGTGCTGGGACCAGTAAAGAATCATCTGCGCGCTCTGCCCGCGTTTGCGCAGACACAACTGATTGCGCCCGCGTGCCACGACACCGCCTCGGCGATTGCCGCCATCGCGACGCAGGACAACACGTGGGCCTACATCAGCTCCGGCACATGGTCACTGGTGGGCACACTGCTGCCCTCTTCACACAAGACACCGGATGCCTGTCACCTGGGATTCACGAATCTTGGAGCGGCGACGGGAGATATCCTGTTTCATCGCGGGATTCCGGGCATGTGGCTGCTGCGGCAATGCATGAATGTATGGGAAGAAACCACGCCCTGCTCTGTAGAGAGCATGATTGAGGAAGCGCAGAAGCTGCCCCAGCCCGGGTATGCGCTGCACCTGGATGATGAAAGCTTTCTGCTGCCCGGCCATATGCCGGAACGCATCAACGCGCAACTAAGAGCCCGCGGAATCGCTCCGCTGCCACCGGGCTGCGACGCCGCGCCCCGGTATGCCAACCTGATCTTTCACAGCCTGGCGGATCGCTACGCCGCGCTGCTGCGCAGCCTGCACACGATGACGGGCAAATCCTTGGACTGCATCTGCGTGGTAGGCGGCGGCAGCCGAAACGAGTTTCTGAACGCACTGACCTCTCAAGCAGCGCGGGTACCGGTGCAGCGCTGCTCGGCCGAGAGTTCAACGCTGGGGAATTTTGCCGTTCAGTGGGCGCGGCTGGAACACGCGAGCCAGCCCATCGATGCTGCGCTGCTAACGCCTTATGCGCGGCAACTGACGGCCGTAGTACCGCAGTAAGCACGTGTCTCATGGCATGAAAGAGCGCCGCGGAGAGAACTCCGCGGCGCATTTTTGTTTGCGCGTATTGGTTGCGGGCGTGCTCAGCGATAGCCGGGCGCTGTGACTGGAATGGATTTTCCTTTGGCACTGAGATAGCGCTGGAAGGGATGGTGCGGCAAGCCTTTGAGTCCGGCGACGACGCAGCGCGCAACCACTCCGGCTCCCTGGCGGTCGGTGTGGGTGTGGTCGAGAGGGAAGAAAGTTGCGACCTTCTGCTGCCCCAGCTTTGCGTAGTCCTCCGAGACGATGCGGCTGATATCGACGAAGAGAACGTGCTGCTGCTCCGCGACCTCATGCGCCCACTGGCGATAGTGGCCGAGACCCTCTTCAGGCTTGCCTTTGGTCCAGATATTGCGCGGCGTGACCGAGAGGATAATGGGGATAGCGCCTTTTGCGCGCGTATCGGTTACATATTTGCGGAGATACCAGCCGAAGGTGTGCACGATTTCAACGCTTCCATCGGGGTGGCGGACGGTCTGCGTCTCGTTGCCTGTGCCGTGGAGAGAGCCGCGATCCTTGCCGGTACCGACACCACCCGGATCATTGTGGCCGAACTGGACGAGCACGAAATCTCCGGGCTTGACCTGCCGGAGGACGTGCGCCCACTTGCCCTCGCGCATGAAGGTGCGGCTGCTGCGTCCGGCAGAAGCGGCATTGACGACGCGAATTTTTGAGGGATCGAAGTAGGCTGCGAAGGGAGTTCCCCAGCCGACGCGCTTTTTTGCACCATACTTTTGTTCGTTGCCGGTGATGTGTGCGGTGGAGTCGCCGACGATGAAGAGTGTAGGAATGGAAGGCTGAGAGGCTTGCGCACGGGCGACTGACACACCGGCGAGTCCCAGAATGAGTGCAGCCACCATCGATGCGTAGAGAGAGGTTCGTGAGAGGAACGGGCGACTAAGCATGGTATCTCCGGGCGTGTGAAAAAAAGGAGCGCCGCCGTGCGCGCTGGCGGCACCCCGGAAGTGGAAGAGCACGATGCAGATCCACAATTGTGCTCTGCATCGGGACTCTTCGCCGTTGTCCCTGTACCTCGAGGCTGGAGAGCACAGGAAAATGAATGGTCAGGCCCGTCTAGAAGTTCAGCCGGCCGGAGAATTGCCAGTCGCGCGAGGTGTTGGTCTGGCGGCTGACGGTTCCAAAATTGCTGCTGGAGACGTTGGTATTGATGCCGCCAAATGTCACCGTGTTGGTTACATTGAAGGCTTCAGCATCAAAAACGAAATTGACATGATTGGTAATGGGAAAGGTGCGGCGGACACCGGCATCGATATCGTATCCGCCGGGGCCGAAGAGGTTGTAGGGCGCGGTTCTGGAGACATCGCCAATGTGGTTGATGCCAGGGGCCTTGTTGAATGCGGCGGCATTGATGAAAGAGATGGAGCCGGCGTTGGAGTGCGTGATGCCGTGTCCCCAGCCGCCGTTGATGCGAGCACTGCCGCTGAAGGCGGGGTTGTAGTCGGGATAGCAGGTGGCTTGCCCCACAGCGGTGCAGTTGCTTGAGGTGATCTCAAGCGGCGTGCCGGAGCCGTAGCTGGCGATCCAGGAGAGAGCCCAGTTCCCCGCAAGCCAGCGGACGGCCCGGCTGCTGTTGCCGATTTTTCCTTGACCGAAGGGCAGATTGTAAGTGCCAAAGAAGTGGAAGATCTGCGGCTGCTCTCCGGCGCCAAGTGAACGGTCAATTCGATCCTGCTTCCAAGCGACGCCGGTGGCGATAGCGCTGGCAGGAATCGCATAGCCGGAGCGGAAGTTGCCGGCGTTATCGATCTCTTTGCTCCAGGTGTAGTTGAGCGTGTAGGTGAGGCCATGCCAGGCGCGCTGTGACAGCGTGAGCTGCAGCGAGTTGTAGTTGGCATTGGAGATGTTGCCCCAGGTATCCGTGATGCCGCCGTACTGCGGGAAGGGCTGGAGCATGGATTCAATGGTGGCGTGGGGTCCGCCAAAGTTGGCATAAGGCAGATGAATGCCGGGGAGGATGGCTTGCGCCTCCTGCAGATAGGTTTTGCCGGTCTTGGGGTCGTTGGCCAGTGCGACCTCGTTGAGCAGGCCGCCGAGGACCAGGTATTTGGGATCGAGTTGATTGGTGTAATAGCCGCGCCCCTTGAGGCTGCTGGTAAGGAAGTGCGATTGACTGGCCGAATAATTGATCGAGAGCGTGAGGGAGTTGGTAAT
The DNA window shown above is from Acidobacterium capsulatum ATCC 51196 and carries:
- the rhaT gene encoding L-rhamnose/proton symporter RhaT; the protein is MSSILTGIGWHMVGAAAAASFYAPIEKVKKWSWETTWVVAGIFSWILLPLAVSLLLLPHFLAFYAAIPGHVLALTFLFGCMWGIGNVNYGLTMRYLGMSLGIGVAIGVTLVVGTLIPPIVHGQLLYLLTSRSGRFTIAGILLALVGIAVVSWAGHQKEQRMGIRAEEFNVRKGLILAVLCGIFSSGMSFAIDAAHPMAVAAQHAGVKPLYAALPSYVVIMGGGALINFAYCFFRLAFRKDISLSRDLSEPRRVLLLNGSMAASGGIMWYLQFFFYAWGAANIPMHLSFVNWMLHMSLYVLFGGLVGLALGEWREARGRPVRLLWLGMILIILAANLVGLGTAS
- a CDS encoding TIM barrel protein, which gives rise to MKTAEETISRALDAFAIELPSWGFANTGTRFGKFVQPEAATSTAEKFADAAEVHALTGSSPTLALHVLWDLPHGVSDVPAIQALEQQHGIRAGSINPNLFQRQEYKYGSICNPSAEIRQMAVQHLLDSVEIAQALRSRDLSLWVSDGSNYPGAQSIPKRIDWLMEAMAATHAKLAPGQRMLIEYKPFEPAFYHTDIADWGMALLLARHAGPQAFVLVDTGHHYQSQNIEQIVAWLLRERALGGFHFNDRRYADDDLTIGSIDPYQVFRIFYELLSDASGLQQTAFMIDQSHNMKGKIEAMVQTVCTAQELFAKAVLIDRERLAGLQAEARLLEAEECLRSAFWYDVRPAIRAWRRHKGLPEDPLAALRASDYLERIRKERGERNAGSTSSYA
- a CDS encoding substrate-binding domain-containing protein, whose amino-acid sequence is MPKSSTKRLYLIPILSKALDILELLQQEDKPMALEAIYQRTRISKTTVYRILKTFVHRGYLAQSQGGLYRLVSRPRKVRFGFAKQSAEMPFSEAVAASLQAAADQAGVDLTILDNRYDGATAVKVAEEFIQKRVDLVIEFQIDQQVAPIIADKIAAAGIPLVALDIPHPHATYFGVDNYRVGVEAGELLAEQAMRHWGQKVDWVLGLDIEEAGPLVQSRITGAFQGIRGKLPELPVESYVRMDTRGMRERSRKMIADFLNRHPKDKHILIAAATDTGALGALEAVRELKREKHVFLAGQDCIPEALEEIRKPGSPWLGSVSHEAASYGPRLIQLGLSILRGQTVAPYNHVEHKLVTRETLKVDGAPNTL
- a CDS encoding bifunctional rhamnulose-1-phosphate aldolase/short-chain dehydrogenase, which gives rise to MKTDTALRFLRDLWDENIAAGLDAPELLRYRSNLLGADLRITNFGGGNTSSKIVENDPLTGAPTEVLWVKGSGGDLGSIRRAGFATLYLDRVRALESQYKGVAEEDAIVDLYPLCTFGKNPVAASIDTPLHGFLPFPHVDHLHPDWGIALAAAANGKAKMEEFNTQFGHKLAWVPWQRPGFELAMMLRRAVEENPDCDGIVLGGHGLFTWGQTQRESYVNTITIIDQLGQFVQAHEERRKSPAFGGAATQPRENRQTLALQLMPYVRGLVSQKKRLIGSFTDLPEVQRFVNSKDAAALAHLGTSCPDHFIRTKIRPLFVPVDGAADVAELKAALITAMDTYRKEYAEYYQKHALADSPAMRDPNPTVVLIPGIGMFSFGKNKAESRITGEFYTNAIHVMEGATALAGTGSVTEVPQAGPAAACEAFKVHANYVALPVSEAFRIEYWALEEAKIRRQPPEKELSRQIALIVGGASGIGRATALLAAERGAHLVIADRDMGGAEATAKEARAIAGREAVAISSIDIRNRGAIRGAIEETIARFGGLDLLINTAAIFPSSPDGVISDAMWGTTLELNVTSNFLLAEEAAKIFAEQQLESSIVLTSSANAVVPKRGSEAYDVSKAALSHLVRELAVSLSPKVRVNGINPATVVKGSTMFPRDRVIASLTKYKIAFDAASTDEELRTELSKFYARRTLTHQPIEPEDCAQAILFLAGPKTRCTSGHLIPVDGGLPEAFLR
- a CDS encoding rhamnulokinase codes for the protein MSSRPALVAIDLGAESCRVSLLQWQGDSPAIRMVHRFANGPITEGQSVRWDLDRICRELDHGLRQCAELASEGIASIGVTGWAVDYVRLDPQGQPFAQPYCYRDARTQDAMAEVHARIGAERLYSIAGVQIQPINTVYQLYADKLSGIPSSMPWVNLPEYILHWLGAPRVGEYTNASHTALVDTTTEQWSSEVFAALGLDRAAAPEIVSPGTVLGPVKNHLRALPAFAQTQLIAPACHDTASAIAAIATQDNTWAYISSGTWSLVGTLLPSSHKTPDACHLGFTNLGAATGDILFHRGIPGMWLLRQCMNVWEETTPCSVESMIEEAQKLPQPGYALHLDDESFLLPGHMPERINAQLRARGIAPLPPGCDAAPRYANLIFHSLADRYAALLRSLHTMTGKSLDCICVVGGGSRNEFLNALTSQAARVPVQRCSAESSTLGNFAVQWARLEHASQPIDAALLTPYARQLTAVVPQ
- a CDS encoding rhamnogalacturonan acetylesterase; the encoded protein is MLSRPFLSRTSLYASMVAALILGLAGVSVARAQASQPSIPTLFIVGDSTAHITGNEQKYGAKKRVGWGTPFAAYFDPSKIRVVNAASAGRSSRTFMREGKWAHVLRQVKPGDFVLVQFGHNDPGGVGTGKDRGSLHGTGNETQTVRHPDGSVEIVHTFGWYLRKYVTDTRAKGAIPIILSVTPRNIWTKGKPEEGLGHYRQWAHEVAEQQHVLFVDISRIVSEDYAKLGQQKVATFFPLDHTHTDRQGAGVVARCVVAGLKGLPHHPFQRYLSAKGKSIPVTAPGYR